A genomic stretch from Acetobacter ascendens includes:
- a CDS encoding ferritin-like domain-containing protein: MKHWQIDQLPWDQFDPSKVDPQLVPAIKAASVVERNSVDYALYLNNVFRDDPDFREAADHWAIEEVQHGDALGRWAMLADPTWDYHAAFQRYRDFYQIPLEVEQSVRGSRTGELIARCMVETGTSSFYSALADATEEPVLKALCKQIAADEFRHFKLFYDHMNRYLKRENIGTLQRARIALGRVTESEDDELASAYYTTNDPANMPYDHTRCIAAYMSRAMKNYQPQHLRRVTNMVFKTIGVNPHGKWQSAVFWIAEKLFFSRQRKFARIAGIS; the protein is encoded by the coding sequence ATGAAACACTGGCAGATCGACCAACTGCCTTGGGATCAGTTTGATCCCTCTAAAGTAGATCCGCAACTGGTGCCTGCCATCAAGGCGGCCTCGGTGGTGGAACGCAACAGCGTGGATTACGCGCTTTACCTGAACAACGTGTTCCGTGATGACCCGGACTTTAGAGAAGCCGCAGACCACTGGGCCATAGAAGAAGTACAGCACGGTGATGCGCTGGGCCGCTGGGCCATGCTGGCAGACCCCACGTGGGATTATCACGCAGCCTTCCAGCGTTACCGGGATTTTTACCAGATTCCGCTGGAAGTGGAGCAATCTGTCCGTGGCTCCCGCACGGGGGAACTGATTGCCCGATGTATGGTGGAAACAGGCACGTCCTCTTTTTATTCCGCACTGGCCGATGCCACCGAAGAACCCGTGCTAAAGGCCCTGTGCAAGCAGATTGCAGCGGATGAGTTCCGCCACTTCAAACTGTTTTATGACCACATGAATCGCTACCTGAAGCGCGAAAACATTGGCACGCTGCAACGCGCACGCATTGCCCTAGGCCGCGTAACGGAAAGCGAGGATGACGAGCTAGCATCCGCCTACTACACCACGAACGACCCCGCAAACATGCCGTATGACCACACGCGCTGCATTGCGGCGTATATGTCCCGCGCCATGAAGAACTATCAGCCCCAGCACCTGCGGCGCGTCACCAACATGGTGTTCAAGACCATTGGCGTTAACCCGCACGGCAAATGGCAGAGCGCTGTGTTCTGGATTGCGGAAAAACTGTTCTTCAGCCGCCAGCGCAAGTTTGCGCGCATTGCGGGCATAAGCTAG
- a CDS encoding acyl-CoA thioesterase: MPRSENSQIPTDIPTIRVVAMPTDTNPAGDVFGGWIVSQMDLAAGTTAAFRANGRCATIAINSLVFMEPVVVGDEVSIYTRIIRSGRTSLTIHVETWRRARHTHLTSKVTEGEFIFVALDENRRPRQLPPPQPGDELPEIVPPQQVKHHAAPL; encoded by the coding sequence ATGCCCCGTTCAGAGAATTCGCAAATCCCAACAGATATCCCCACCATCCGCGTGGTGGCCATGCCCACAGATACCAACCCGGCAGGAGACGTGTTTGGCGGGTGGATTGTTTCTCAGATGGATCTTGCAGCCGGCACCACGGCAGCTTTTCGGGCCAATGGGCGGTGCGCCACCATTGCCATCAACAGCCTTGTTTTTATGGAACCCGTGGTGGTGGGGGATGAGGTCAGCATTTACACCCGCATTATCCGCTCGGGCCGCACATCGCTGACCATTCATGTAGAAACATGGCGCCGCGCCCGCCACACGCATCTGACATCCAAGGTGACGGAAGGCGAATTTATTTTTGTAGCGCTGGATGAAAACCGCCGCCCCCGCCAGTTGCCACCTCCGCAGCCGGGTGATGAACTGCCAGAAATTGTGCCCCCACAGCAGGTTAAACACCACGCGGCACCTTTATAA
- a CDS encoding IS1380 family transposase has product MQTECSAGAYEFPASYGRRVVARFDGGRMSSDGGVILVKQADDILGLSRRFAACFRDERHPAFVEYRVEDLVRQRIMGLALGYEDLNDHDALRHDPVMGLVSGRLSGSRANCAALAGKSTLNRLERSGQQADRYCRIIADHEALATLFVTLFMDQHERAPARIVLDVDATDDRIHGHQEGRAFHGYYGHNCYLPLYVFCGDHLLSATLRTADRDPRKEALADIRRIVEQIRSRWPRVRILVRGDSGFARDSLMTWCEDNHVDFLFGLAGNTRLYDRIASLSAEVRDEAATTGKAARGFASFDWITKDSWTRRRRVVAKAEWRHGNRYHRFIVTTLPQGMSDPRHLYEQIYCARGDMENRIKECQMDLFSDRTSSHTIRANQLRLWFSAAAYVLLTALQRLALGQTSLETATCGTIRARLLKIATRVTLSVRRIVLSMPDMFPCQHEFALAHARLRRLRQAI; this is encoded by the coding sequence ATGCAGACAGAGTGTAGCGCAGGCGCGTATGAGTTTCCAGCCTCCTATGGACGGCGTGTTGTGGCCCGTTTTGACGGGGGTCGCATGAGTTCGGATGGGGGCGTCATTCTGGTGAAGCAGGCTGATGACATTCTGGGGCTCAGCCGCCGCTTTGCTGCCTGTTTTCGCGATGAGCGGCATCCTGCCTTTGTGGAATACCGGGTTGAAGACCTTGTCCGTCAGCGGATCATGGGCCTGGCACTGGGCTATGAAGACCTTAATGACCATGACGCTTTACGTCATGATCCTGTCATGGGTCTGGTATCGGGACGTCTGTCAGGAAGCCGGGCCAACTGTGCGGCACTGGCAGGAAAATCCACGCTGAACCGGCTAGAGCGCAGTGGGCAGCAGGCAGATCGTTACTGCCGCATCATTGCTGATCATGAGGCCCTGGCTACCCTGTTCGTGACGCTTTTCATGGACCAGCATGAGCGCGCACCCGCCCGGATCGTTCTGGATGTGGATGCCACCGATGACCGTATCCATGGCCATCAGGAAGGCCGGGCCTTTCATGGATATTACGGCCATAACTGCTATCTTCCCCTGTATGTCTTCTGCGGGGACCATCTCCTCAGCGCTACCCTGCGCACGGCAGACAGGGACCCGAGGAAGGAAGCACTGGCAGACATCCGCCGGATCGTGGAGCAGATCAGGAGCCGCTGGCCCCGGGTGCGTATCCTGGTGCGTGGGGACAGCGGTTTCGCCCGGGACAGTCTGATGACATGGTGCGAAGACAACCACGTTGACTTCCTGTTCGGGCTTGCAGGCAACACCCGCCTGTATGACCGGATTGCCTCTTTGTCCGCTGAGGTTCGTGACGAAGCCGCCACGACAGGCAAAGCGGCGCGCGGCTTTGCCTCCTTTGACTGGATCACAAAGGACAGCTGGACGCGCCGCAGGCGGGTCGTGGCCAAGGCCGAATGGCGCCACGGCAACCGCTATCATCGCTTTATTGTCACCACGCTACCGCAGGGAATGTCCGACCCCCGCCATCTCTACGAACAGATTTACTGCGCACGCGGGGATATGGAAAACCGCATCAAGGAATGCCAGATGGATCTGTTCTCAGACAGGACCTCGTCCCACACCATCCGGGCCAACCAGCTCCGGCTGTGGTTCTCGGCCGCAGCCTATGTCCTGCTGACCGCTCTGCAAAGACTGGCCCTTGGCCAGACCAGCCTGGAGACGGCGACCTGTGGCACCATACGCGCACGACTGCTCAAAATCGCGACACGTGTCACGCTCAGCGTCCGTCGGATTGTCCTGTCCATGCCGGACATGTTCCCCTGTCAGCATGAATTCGCCCTCGCTCATGCACGATTGCGAAGGCTCCGGCAGGCCATCTGA
- a CDS encoding IS5-like element IS12528 family transposase, which translates to MWTPAQRGRMAGITRKTKRYPSDLTDEEWERIAPLMPPANRRGRKRTTDFREIINALRYLVRSGCGWEMLPVHFGPWQTVYWWFRRLMRRFLFQTIHDVCLMLDREATGRETSPSGGVIDSQSIKAPHAKTRGYDAGKKIVGRKRHIAVDTDGRLLLVQLTTADISDSAGGQMILDAIRKRWPWVKHLFADGAYDRLQLMDKATFLDFTVEIIRRSETAKGFEILPRRWVVERTFGWMIRWRRLVKDYEQRIDVAEAMIHIAMGSLMLRRNAHP; encoded by the coding sequence ATGTGGACGCCAGCACAACGAGGCCGCATGGCCGGAATTACACGCAAGACGAAACGCTATCCGTCTGATCTGACAGATGAGGAATGGGAGCGCATAGCGCCTCTGATGCCCCCTGCGAACCGGCGTGGTCGGAAACGGACAACCGATTTCCGTGAGATCATCAATGCTCTGCGCTATCTCGTGCGCTCAGGCTGCGGTTGGGAGATGCTTCCGGTTCATTTTGGCCCATGGCAAACGGTTTACTGGTGGTTCCGCAGGCTGATGCGCCGTTTCCTGTTCCAGACCATTCATGATGTCTGTCTGATGCTCGATCGTGAAGCGACAGGACGCGAAACCAGTCCATCGGGTGGTGTCATTGATAGCCAGAGTATCAAGGCACCCCACGCAAAGACACGTGGTTATGACGCAGGCAAGAAGATCGTCGGTCGGAAACGTCACATCGCAGTTGATACGGATGGCCGCCTTCTCCTGGTCCAGCTGACAACAGCCGATATTTCGGACAGTGCAGGAGGACAGATGATCCTTGATGCCATTCGTAAACGCTGGCCTTGGGTGAAGCACCTGTTTGCCGATGGAGCCTATGACCGCCTCCAGTTGATGGATAAGGCCACTTTTCTCGACTTCACAGTCGAGATCATCCGGCGGTCAGAGACAGCAAAAGGGTTTGAAATCCTGCCGCGTCGGTGGGTTGTGGAACGGACCTTCGGTTGGATGATCCGCTGGCGTCGCCTTGTGAAGGACTACGAACAGCGGATCGACGTCGCAGAGGCCATGATCCACATCGCCATGGGAAGCCTCATGCTACGCCGAAACGCTCATCCGTGA
- a CDS encoding energy transducer TonB — protein sequence MGPVCVNPAEQVENNGRVMIDRFSSSRHPARQEPRLLPNSGSNAAENTASPRTSQPDTEDVRARLFPAAPVPRTRGVNVRGTSTPLIRKEIYADPTLGPVLTASFLAHVLLLAALLYKATHHQPQGSPDAAQQSAGVEMVFSQPQASSGMVGAQSPDAGGGNEAKHAAQTSSEPPTPADAEPTPTPPTEEAPSAPILPPSDDGLPKPVENKTETKPSHPVTEHKPKTPQPARPTPHAKPTPRPSHHKPSPLDHPMDMSFNEAPAPRRKQHGRPGGSSAPIDLSIGPMVENGELNAHYASRTTVHGVSSDYAAEIDEWIQRHLYYPPDAAERGDEGPSSVHVILDRTGHVFKVFLTSGSGSSDLDSATIGMFHGAQLPPVPPDMKDKFINFDVTVNYMLIRN from the coding sequence ATGGGGCCGGTATGCGTAAACCCTGCGGAACAGGTGGAGAATAACGGGCGGGTCATGATCGACAGGTTCAGTTCCTCCCGCCATCCTGCCAGACAGGAACCCCGGCTGCTGCCCAACAGCGGCTCAAACGCTGCGGAAAACACCGCCAGCCCCCGCACATCCCAGCCCGATACGGAAGATGTGCGCGCACGCCTTTTTCCTGCGGCGCCTGTGCCGCGCACACGTGGCGTTAACGTACGGGGCACCTCCACCCCGCTTATCCGCAAGGAAATATACGCAGATCCCACGCTAGGGCCTGTACTTACCGCCTCCTTTTTAGCCCATGTGCTGCTGCTGGCCGCCTTGTTGTACAAGGCCACGCACCATCAGCCCCAAGGCTCCCCCGATGCTGCCCAGCAATCCGCCGGGGTGGAAATGGTGTTCTCCCAACCGCAGGCTTCCAGCGGCATGGTGGGCGCACAATCCCCCGATGCAGGTGGCGGGAATGAGGCCAAACACGCCGCCCAAACCAGCAGTGAGCCACCAACCCCGGCAGATGCCGAACCCACGCCCACACCCCCGACAGAGGAGGCACCCTCCGCCCCCATTCTGCCGCCATCTGATGATGGGCTGCCTAAGCCGGTAGAAAACAAGACAGAAACCAAGCCATCGCACCCGGTTACGGAGCATAAGCCCAAAACGCCGCAGCCTGCGCGCCCCACACCGCATGCCAAGCCTACGCCCCGGCCCAGCCACCACAAGCCTTCCCCGCTGGACCACCCCATGGATATGTCCTTTAACGAGGCCCCAGCCCCGCGCCGCAAACAGCATGGCCGCCCCGGTGGTTCCAGCGCCCCGATTGACCTTTCCATTGGCCCGATGGTGGAAAATGGTGAGCTAAACGCCCACTACGCATCACGCACCACAGTACATGGCGTGAGCAGTGATTACGCGGCGGAAATTGATGAATGGATTCAGCGCCACCTGTACTACCCGCCAGATGCGGCAGAACGGGGGGATGAAGGCCCATCCTCGGTGCATGTTATTCTGGACCGCACAGGGCATGTGTTCAAAGTGTTCCTCACCAGTGGCTCTGGATCTTCCGATCTGGATTCCGCAACCATAGGCATGTTCCACGGCGCACAACTGCCACCCGTGCCGCCGGATATGAAAGACAAGTTCATCAACTTTGATGTAACGGTCAACTACATGCTCATCCGCAACTAA
- a CDS encoding M13 family metallopeptidase has product MPEVRWGGIFFCFRTLRWVGLPRTSAPEERKRRLHLSKLLSRSSLRGALLLSAALVGATAGATAPAHAAAPSAPTAQPAPASFGPWGVDLEGRDLSVKPGNDFFRYANGTYLDHLQIPADMTSYGPFNALAELSRTRVQGILNDLSAHPVENPRSIEEKLGTFYASYMDEAAVESLGTRPLKEDLDAIRAIKTPSDLAALTGSCPGNFQFSPFSLGINPDAKDPTRYALNLDQAGLGLPDRDYYLKPEFASKKKAYQAYVEKALTLADWPEPAKAATAIVTFETRLAKAHWARETLRDPQKTYNPMTVADLAKNAPGFEWSIWLSAAGLPEQGLDKRVLIVGEPSAITEEARVVADTDMDTLRAWLAAHLVENATSYLPDRFEQARFALTKSLTGQPSLPARWKRGVQATSSAMGMALGKVYVQRYFPPENRTTMQKLTTDLKDAFRVRLRNNTWMSSATKQAALRKLENFEIQVGYPNKWRDYARLDVHKGDVYGNARNGVAYEWRYWLARLDQPVDRDEWDMTPQTVNAYNNPLFDQVVFPAAILQPPFFNPKADMAVNYGAIGGVIGHEMTHSFDDEGRQFDEHGRLHDWWTKEDAARFQKLADRLGAQFDAFEVLPGVHVNGKLTMGENIADLGGLTLALDAYHAALKGKPAPELDGLTGDQRVFLGWAQVWREKLREETIRRLVVTDPHSPPQARVNMPMHNIDAWYDAWKVQPTDKLYLAPDQRVKIW; this is encoded by the coding sequence ATGCCAGAGGTAAGGTGGGGCGGAATATTCTTTTGTTTCCGAACACTCAGGTGGGTGGGCCTGCCCCGCACATCTGCTCCAGAAGAAAGAAAGCGGAGACTCCATTTGTCCAAACTCCTCTCCCGTTCCTCCCTGCGTGGCGCATTGTTGCTTTCTGCCGCTCTTGTTGGTGCCACCGCAGGCGCTACTGCACCGGCACATGCTGCCGCACCATCTGCCCCCACAGCGCAGCCAGCCCCCGCCAGCTTTGGCCCCTGGGGTGTAGATCTGGAAGGCCGGGATCTGAGCGTAAAACCGGGGAATGACTTTTTCCGCTACGCCAACGGCACCTATCTGGACCACCTGCAAATTCCCGCAGATATGACAAGCTATGGCCCGTTCAACGCGCTGGCCGAACTTTCCCGCACACGGGTACAGGGTATTTTGAACGATCTTTCCGCCCATCCGGTAGAAAACCCGCGCAGTATTGAAGAAAAGCTGGGCACGTTTTACGCCTCCTACATGGATGAGGCTGCGGTAGAAAGCCTTGGCACCCGCCCGCTTAAGGAAGATCTGGACGCCATTCGCGCCATTAAAACGCCTTCTGATCTGGCCGCCCTTACGGGGTCCTGCCCCGGTAACTTCCAGTTCTCGCCGTTTTCTTTGGGTATCAACCCGGATGCGAAGGACCCCACGCGCTATGCGCTTAATCTGGATCAGGCCGGGCTGGGCCTGCCGGACCGCGATTATTATTTAAAGCCGGAATTCGCCAGCAAGAAAAAGGCCTACCAGGCCTATGTGGAAAAGGCGCTCACGCTGGCAGACTGGCCAGAACCCGCAAAAGCCGCCACAGCTATTGTTACGTTTGAAACACGCCTTGCCAAAGCCCACTGGGCGCGTGAAACGCTGCGAGACCCGCAAAAAACCTACAACCCGATGACTGTGGCTGATCTGGCCAAAAACGCGCCGGGGTTTGAATGGTCTATCTGGCTTTCCGCCGCTGGCCTGCCCGAACAGGGGCTGGACAAGCGCGTGCTGATTGTGGGCGAACCCTCCGCCATTACGGAAGAAGCCCGCGTGGTGGCTGATACGGATATGGATACGCTGCGGGCGTGGCTGGCCGCGCATCTGGTAGAAAACGCCACATCCTACCTGCCAGACCGGTTTGAGCAGGCGCGCTTTGCGCTCACCAAATCCCTTACTGGCCAGCCTTCCCTACCCGCACGGTGGAAGCGCGGCGTGCAGGCCACCAGCTCCGCCATGGGCATGGCGCTGGGCAAGGTGTATGTGCAACGTTACTTCCCGCCAGAAAACCGCACCACCATGCAAAAGCTGACCACGGACTTAAAAGATGCCTTCCGTGTGCGCCTGCGCAACAATACGTGGATGAGCTCCGCCACCAAGCAGGCCGCGCTGCGCAAGCTTGAAAACTTTGAAATTCAGGTGGGCTACCCCAACAAATGGCGCGATTACGCCAGGCTTGATGTGCATAAGGGCGATGTGTACGGCAACGCCCGCAACGGTGTGGCATATGAATGGCGCTACTGGCTGGCACGGCTGGACCAGCCCGTGGACCGTGATGAATGGGACATGACACCCCAGACCGTGAACGCCTACAACAACCCGCTGTTTGATCAGGTTGTGTTTCCGGCTGCCATTCTGCAACCGCCGTTCTTTAACCCCAAGGCGGATATGGCCGTAAATTACGGGGCCATTGGCGGCGTGATTGGCCATGAAATGACCCATTCCTTTGATGATGAAGGCCGCCAGTTTGATGAACACGGCCGCCTGCATGATTGGTGGACAAAGGAAGATGCTGCCCGGTTCCAGAAACTGGCCGACCGGCTTGGCGCGCAGTTTGATGCGTTTGAGGTGCTGCCCGGCGTGCACGTGAATGGCAAGCTGACAATGGGTGAAAACATTGCCGATCTGGGTGGCCTTACGCTGGCGCTGGATGCGTACCATGCCGCACTAAAAGGCAAGCCCGCACCAGAACTGGATGGCCTAACGGGAGACCAGCGCGTGTTCCTTGGCTGGGCACAGGTGTGGCGTGAAAAACTGCGCGAAGAAACCATCCGCCGCTTGGTGGTGACAGACCCGCACTCCCCCCCGCAGGCGCGTGTAAACATGCCCATGCACAATATTGATGCATGGTACGATGCATGGAAGGTGCAGCCCACAGATAAGCTTTACCTTGCGCCAGATCAGCGCGTAAAAATCTGGTAA
- a CDS encoding TonB-dependent receptor — translation MRCTLCGGPQVHKSKGYGVISGRVKYRQRVALGRGPQQCRRVAAHQARRVLRCAGLMALGLWPIMVQAAQPEATEPAHTPPHTHGRHYTGAHIGHHAGPPAAVEARSSTSVQVNAHRYDYMFQPAQHEPDATTHLTAELLRNRDITTLRGLEHVAPNLTMQSINGTASTNFYLRGSGFNDFTQNNMPTVLTYVDDVAYPYAAMTDGMMFDLASASVTPGPVGTEHGQSTTGGEVHLHTADPTDTWHFGASQDIASYARSRSEAYVSGPLAKGLDFRLAGQTRQGGGWQRDPENGDHLGDADLWALRGKLRWRPDDKTTIQLGGHFVQDNSQVVTPQAVHRIIGSTPLPDYGMGTDAQWSSNSTFDKLIGRRDGLKPSEHNQYWGADVHIIHDFGPVTFTSVSAFETERRGEYTDQDGTSRQEADTYRTIDGNVFTQEARLNGSALGGRLNWVVGGYYQRSQMNQRFFFNYTDYAARGYMMSTSFGQNQQSVSEFGHVSYRLPHNVTIWAGLLHELDDRSITGLTSQIFGGATHNFHAESTASNQFAGQVGVSWQFVPNAMLYYKMSKGFKPGGFTTNNTQVQAQLDPFHPETVLTYELGFKSDPIPNRLRINGAAFYNDYHNQQVVGTVLIPDYGPLSEITNAPKSESWGFEATLEANPISRLHIMQNIGWQRGDFQNFPNVDRSATNANYAKHGTWNAIERNFAGVDNGSPKLTLNGEAMWRQPLGKGYRLDFGPDWQYRGSQAIVVGGTGYQRLPSYFLLGAHVTFRPPSGKWEATLYARNILDKRYAESGGMATTTYFYIPGEPRFVGGRVSCGF, via the coding sequence ATGCGTTGCACGTTATGCGGCGGCCCGCAGGTGCACAAAAGCAAGGGGTATGGCGTTATTTCTGGCCGGGTAAAATACAGGCAGCGTGTTGCCTTAGGGCGGGGGCCACAACAGTGCAGGCGTGTTGCGGCGCATCAGGCGCGCCGTGTTTTGCGCTGCGCCGGGCTTATGGCGCTGGGCCTGTGGCCTATTATGGTGCAGGCCGCCCAACCCGAGGCTACAGAGCCAGCGCATACACCCCCCCATACACATGGGCGGCATTATACAGGTGCGCATATAGGGCACCATGCAGGCCCCCCCGCGGCGGTGGAAGCCCGCAGCAGCACATCTGTGCAGGTGAACGCCCACCGGTATGATTACATGTTTCAACCCGCCCAGCATGAGCCAGATGCCACCACGCATCTTACGGCGGAACTGCTGCGCAACCGCGATATCACTACTCTGCGCGGGCTGGAGCACGTAGCCCCTAACTTAACGATGCAGAGCATCAACGGCACGGCCTCCACCAACTTTTACCTGCGTGGGTCCGGGTTTAATGATTTCACCCAGAACAACATGCCCACCGTGCTGACGTATGTGGATGATGTTGCCTACCCCTATGCCGCCATGACAGACGGCATGATGTTTGATCTGGCCAGCGCCAGCGTTACCCCCGGCCCGGTGGGTACGGAGCACGGCCAGTCCACCACGGGTGGGGAAGTGCATTTGCACACGGCAGACCCAACGGATACGTGGCATTTTGGGGCATCGCAGGATATTGCCTCCTACGCTCGTAGCCGGAGCGAGGCCTATGTGTCTGGCCCGCTGGCTAAGGGGCTGGATTTTCGGCTGGCGGGGCAAACACGCCAAGGCGGCGGTTGGCAGCGAGACCCCGAAAATGGAGATCACTTAGGGGATGCCGATTTGTGGGCCCTGCGCGGCAAGCTGCGCTGGCGGCCGGATGATAAAACCACCATCCAGCTTGGTGGCCATTTTGTACAGGATAACAGTCAGGTGGTTACCCCGCAGGCTGTGCACCGCATTATTGGCTCCACCCCGCTGCCCGATTACGGCATGGGAACAGATGCGCAGTGGTCTTCCAATTCCACATTCGACAAGCTGATCGGCCGGCGTGATGGACTAAAACCCAGCGAGCACAACCAGTACTGGGGCGCGGATGTGCATATCATCCACGATTTTGGGCCGGTGACGTTTACATCCGTGAGCGCGTTTGAAACTGAACGGCGCGGGGAATACACGGATCAGGACGGCACATCCCGGCAGGAGGCCGATACCTACCGCACCATAGATGGCAACGTGTTTACGCAGGAAGCGCGGCTGAACGGCTCTGCCCTTGGCGGGCGGCTGAACTGGGTTGTGGGCGGCTATTACCAGCGCAGCCAGATGAACCAGCGCTTCTTCTTTAACTACACAGATTACGCCGCGCGTGGCTACATGATGTCCACCTCATTCGGGCAGAACCAGCAGAGCGTTTCGGAATTCGGGCATGTCAGTTACCGGCTGCCGCATAACGTCACCATCTGGGCGGGGCTTTTGCACGAACTGGATGACCGCAGCATTACGGGCCTGACATCGCAGATATTTGGCGGAGCCACGCATAACTTCCACGCAGAAAGCACGGCCTCCAACCAGTTTGCGGGGCAGGTGGGTGTTTCCTGGCAGTTCGTGCCCAATGCCATGCTGTATTACAAAATGAGCAAGGGCTTTAAGCCCGGCGGTTTTACGACCAACAACACGCAGGTGCAGGCACAGCTAGACCCCTTTCACCCCGAAACGGTGCTGACATACGAGCTGGGCTTTAAATCAGACCCCATACCCAACCGTCTGCGTATTAACGGCGCGGCGTTTTATAATGATTACCATAACCAGCAGGTTGTGGGCACGGTGCTGATTCCCGATTACGGCCCGTTAAGCGAGATTACAAATGCCCCCAAATCTGAAAGCTGGGGTTTTGAGGCCACGTTGGAGGCCAACCCCATAAGCCGTTTGCACATTATGCAAAATATTGGTTGGCAGCGTGGGGATTTTCAGAACTTCCCCAATGTGGACCGCTCCGCCACCAACGCCAATTACGCCAAACACGGCACATGGAACGCGATAGAGCGTAACTTTGCCGGGGTGGATAACGGTTCCCCCAAACTCACGCTGAACGGTGAGGCCATGTGGCGGCAGCCCTTGGGCAAGGGGTATCGGCTGGATTTTGGGCCGGATTGGCAATACCGGGGTAGCCAAGCCATTGTGGTGGGTGGCACGGGGTATCAGCGCCTGCCATCTTACTTTTTGCTGGGCGCACACGTTACGTTTCGCCCGCCTTCCGGCAAGTGGGAAGCTACGCTGTATGCCCGCAATATTCTGGACAAACGCTATGCCGAAAGTGGCGGTATGGCCACCACCACGTATTTCTATATTCCCGGTGAGCCACGCTTTGTTGGGGGCCGTGTTTCCTGCGGGTTTTAG
- a CDS encoding IS1380 family transposase yields MQTECSAGAYEFPASYGRRVVARFDGGRMSSDGGVILVKQADDILGLSRRFAACFRDKRHPAFVEYRVEDLVRQRIMGLALGYEDLNDHDALRHDPVMGLVSGRLSGSRANCAALAGKSTLNRLERSGHKADRYCRIIADHEALAELFVTLYMDRHDRAPARIVLDVDATDDRIHGHQEGRAFHGYYGHNCYLPLYVFCGDHLLSATLRTADRDPGKEALADIRRIVEQIRSRWPRVRILVRGDSGFARDSLMTWCEDNHVDFLFGLAGNTRLYDRIASLSAEVRDEAATTGRAARGFASFDWITKDSWTRRRRVVAKAEWRHGNRYHRFIVTTLPQGMSDPRHLYEQIYCARGDMENRIKECQMDLFSDRTSSHTIRANQLRLWFSAAAYVLLTALQRLALGQTSLETATCGTIRARLLKIATRVTLSVRRIVLSMPDMFPCQHEFALAHARLRRLRQAI; encoded by the coding sequence ATGCAGACAGAGTGTAGCGCAGGCGCGTATGAGTTTCCAGCCTCCTATGGACGGCGTGTTGTGGCCCGTTTTGACGGGGGTCGCATGAGTTCGGATGGGGGCGTCATTCTGGTGAAGCAGGCTGATGACATTCTGGGGCTCAGCCGCCGCTTTGCTGCCTGTTTTCGCGATAAGCGGCATCCTGCCTTTGTGGAATACCGGGTTGAAGACCTTGTCCGTCAGCGGATCATGGGCCTGGCACTGGGCTATGAAGACCTTAATGACCATGACGCTTTACGTCATGATCCTGTCATGGGTCTGGTATCGGGACGTCTGTCAGGAAGCCGGGCCAACTGTGCGGCACTGGCAGGAAAATCCACACTGAACCGGCTGGAGCGCAGTGGCCACAAGGCAGACCGTTACTGCCGCATCATTGCTGATCATGAGGCACTGGCGGAGCTGTTCGTCACGCTCTACATGGACCGGCATGATCGGGCTCCTGCCCGGATCGTTCTGGATGTGGATGCCACCGATGATCGTATCCATGGCCATCAGGAAGGCCGGGCCTTTCATGGATATTACGGCCATAACTGCTATCTTCCCCTGTATGTCTTCTGCGGGGACCATCTCCTCAGCGCTACCCTGCGCACGGCAGACAGGGACCCGGGGAAGGAAGCACTGGCAGACATCCGCCGGATCGTGGAGCAGATCAGGAGCCGCTGGCCCCGGGTGCGTATCCTGGTGCGTGGGGACAGCGGTTTCGCCCGGGACAGTCTGATGACATGGTGCGAAGACAACCACGTTGACTTCCTGTTTGGGCTTGCAGGCAACACCCGCCTGTATGACCGGATTGCCTCTTTGTCCGCTGAGGTTCGTGACGAAGCCGCCACGACAGGCAGAGCGGCGCGCGGTTTCGCCTCCTTTGACTGGATCACAAAGGACAGCTGGACGCGCCGCAGGCGGGTCGTGGCCAAGGCCGAATGGCGCCATGGCAACCGCTATCATCGCTTTATTGTCACCACGCTACCGCAGGGAATGTCCGACCCCCGCCATCTCTACGAACAGATTTACTGCGCACGCGGGGATATGGAAAACCGCATCAAGGAATGCCAGATGGATCTGTTCTCAGACAGGACCTCGTCCCACACCATCCGGGCCAACCAGCTCCGGCTGTGGTTCTCGGCCGCTGCCTATGTCCTGCTGACCGCTCTGCAAAGACTGGCCCTTGGCCAGACCAGCCTGGAGACGGCGACCTGTGGCACCATACGCGCACGACTGCTCAAAATCGCGACACGTGTCACGCTCAGCGTCCGTCGGATTGTCCTGTCCATGCCGGACATGTTCCCCTGTCAGCATGAATTCGCCCTCGCTCATGCACGATTGCGAAGGCTCCGGCAGGCCATCTGA